The genomic region CAACAGGTCATTACAAAGACAAATATCACAAATTATCTGTATTCCAAAGGCTTTCAGGTCACCATCCTAAATCCATTGGCTACTAATCTTTTCCGTAAGGCTCAAACCCTTAGGAAAACTAAAACAGATAAGACCGACGCTAAGGTCATTGCAACTATGCTCTTTACTGATGAATCTAAATCCTATTCACCAGTATCATATCAGATTCAGGAGCTAAAGTCACTAACAAGACACCGTCATAGAATGGTTAGTTACCGTTCTAGACTTAAACTTTCAGTTAGTCGCTTAATAGATATCATTTTTCCTGAATTGCCAAGCTTATTTTGGTCTATACACCAAAGTTCGGCTATGCATTATTAATTGAATTACCAACCCCCGATAGTATTTACAACTGCAATCTGACAAAGTTGACAAACCTAATAAGAATGACCTCTAAAGGTAAATATAGCAAAGAGAAAGCAATTGCTTTAAAAGAGCTTGCTATCAAATCTATTGGGTCAAGCAATCGCTCTGACCTTCGAATTACAACAAACTATTCGCCTCATACAATCTGTACAAACAGAAATAGATGCATTAGATAATCAAATTAAATTAGTCGTACAAGAACTCAATACCCCACTCATTACTATTCCTGGCATTGGATATACTCTATTTTGCCATTATATTAGTGAAATTGGTCATATTGATCGTTTCTCCAACCCAGCTAAACTTCTTGCATTTGCAGGTATGGATCCTTCTACTTACCAATCTGGGACTTACAATGCATCTAAAACTCCAATGGTTAAGAGAGGCTCTACATACCTTAGGTGGGCTATTATGCAAGCATCTAGACTTGTTGCTATGCGCGATAAAGTCTTTAGTGATTATATGGTCAAAAAGCGTTCTGAAGGCAAACACTTCAATGTTGCCAGATGCCATGTCGGTAAAAAGTTAATTAGGGTAATTTACTACCTCCTAAAAAACAATACTGCATTTGTTCCACAAGTCTAATTTAATCTATTTTTTTCAGAGCAACTGAGTTGCTCTGTTTGTCATGCATTTTTTTGTAATAGATGTCTTTAAAATTATTTTCTTCATGACTTCTTTAAATACGAAATTTTTCTTGACTTCATATAGTTAGTCTCATTAATCCTTACTCAAAAATTTCACTAACAGATGCATTTTTATATATTCTTCTTATAGCCTCAGCAAATAAATTATCCACTGACATTATTTTTATTTTATCTATTTTCTTCTCCGGTGGAAGTTGAATTGTATCTGTTGTAATTAATTCCTTTATAGCAGAGTTTTGAATTCTTTCGATTGCTGGTCCAGAAAGTACCGGGTGAGTACAGCATGCGTAAACATCCTTAGCTCCAAATTTCTTTAAGGCATCAGCAGCTTGAGTTATAGTACCTGCTGTATCAATCATATCGTCAATTAGAATAACATTTTTATCTTTAACATCACCAATGATATTCATTACCTCAGAAACATTGGCTTTTGGTCTTCTTTTATCAATTATTGCGATAGGTGCATCTAAATGATTAGCAAAGTTTCTTGCTCTCGTTACACTGCCAAGATCCGGAGAAACTACTACAATATCTTCTAAATTTTTATTTTGGAAATATTTAGCTAATATTGGCACCCCTAATAAATGGTCTACTGGTATGTTGAAATAACCTTGTATTTGAGCAGCGTGTAAATCCATTACTAATATTCTATCTGCTCCAGCAGTAGTTAATAAATCTGCAACTAATTTCGCGGTAATTGGATCTCTTGCCTTTGCTTTTCTGTCTTGTCTAGCGTATCCATAATATGGTAAAACCGCTGTTATTCTTCCAGCAGAAGCCCTTTTAAATGCATCTATAATAATTAAAAGTTCCATTAAGTGCTCATTTACTGGGGTATGTGTCGGTTGAATAATAAATACATCTGTACCCCTAACTGTTTCGTTAATATTTACAAATACTTCACCATCACTAAATCTTCCTATCAAAGAATCACCTAGTGGAATTCCTAAAGCTTTAGCTATATTTTCAGCTAAAGGAATGTTTGCATTACCAGAAAAAACTTTAATTTCACTACCACTTGTATTCATTTGTTATTGCCTCCCTCTATTTTTTCGCTCAACCCATCCTTCGATTGTAGTCTGCTTACTTCTTTCTACGGCTAAACTACCCTGAGGAACATTCTTAGTTATTGTAGATCCACTGGCTACATAGGCTGATTCTTCTATTGTTACTGGAGCAACTAAATTAGCGTTGCTTCCTACAAATGCATTATCTTTTACAACTGTCTTATGCTTGTTTTTACCATCATAGTTTACAAATACAACTCCACAGCCGATATTTACATTTTTCCCTACCTCTCCATCTCCTATATATGCTAGGTGAGAAGCCTTTGAATCATCATCAATTGTGGAATTTTTTACTTCTACAAAGTCTCCAATCTTAACTCTCTTTCCTATTTTACTATTAGGTCTTAAATAAGCGTATGGTCCAATAGTAGTGTCCTCATCAACAGTACTATCTAAAATTGTAGAGCTTTGTATTTCTACCCCATTACCAATTTGTGAGTTGTGTATTTTAGTATTATAACCTATTACACAGTCTTCACCAATAACAGTTTCTCCACTTAAAAATACATTCGGATATACTATCGTATCCTGGCCTATTTTAACTCCCTTATCAATATAGGTGTTTTTAGGATCAATAAGTGTTACTCCATTAGTCATATGTTTCTCATTAATTCTTTTTCGCATAATAGCCTCAACTTCAGCTAACTGAACTCTAGAGTTAACTGCCATTATATCTTCAAAATCATCAATTTTATATACTCCGACCTTTTCACCAGCTTCTTTAATAATTGCTAATGTGTCTGGCAGGTAATATTCTCTTTGAGCATTATCATTTTTAAGTAGCGGTAAAGCCTTCTTTAAAGCACTGGCATCAAAACAGTAAGTACCTGAATTAACTTCTGCAACAAGCTTTTGCTCACTATTTGCATCCTTTTCCTCAACTATTTTAGCTAATTCGTTACTTTCTGTTCTTATAATTCTGCCGTAACCGTAGGGGTTATGTAAGCTAGTGGACATAACAGTAGCTTTTGCGTTGCTAGTTTCATGGAAATGAATTAACTCTTTAATTGTATCCTCTGATACTAATGGCCCATCTCCACATAAAATTAAAACAGTGCCCTCATTATTTATTTCATCATATGCCATCTTTAATGCATGCCCTGTACCAAGTTGTTCTTTCTGTAAAACTGTTTTAATTTTGGGGTCTAAAGTTTTTCTAACCTCATCTGCCCCATGTCCTACTATAACTATACATTCATCTACATTTGATGCAAAGGCAGAATCAATTACATGGTTTAACATCGTATCTCCGCAAACCTTATGTAAAACCTTCGGTAATTTAGATTTCATTCTCGTTCCGGCCCCAGCAGCTAGTATTATAGCTTGCATTTTCATTAACTTCACCGCCTATTAAATTCTTCTATCTTTTTTGCCATTATTAGTTTATACTATTTTTCAAAAATAATAAACCCTTTTAAACATAAAAAAGAAGCCTAGTAAAAAGGCTTCCGCTAAACGACCTATGCATTTACGACTTCGCTTTCTGGTTGACTGTTCATTCTTTCATAGGCATCAAAAATAGCTTCTTGAATTTTGTTACGAGTTTCTGATTTAATTGGGTGAGCTATATCTCTAAAGTCTCCCTCTCCCATCTTTCTGCTTGGCATTGCTATAAACAAACCACTTTGCCCTTCAATTATCTTGATGTCATGAACTACAAATTCATCATCAAAAGTTACTGATACAATAGCTTTCATCTTGCCATCAACAGTCAC from Serpentinicella alkaliphila harbors:
- a CDS encoding transposase is translated as MLSNLLGQAIALTFELQQTIRLIQSVQTEIDALDNQIKLVVQELNTPLITIPGIGYTLFCHYISEIGHIDRFSNPAKLLAFAGMDPSTYQSGTYNASKTPMVKRGSTYLRWAIMQASRLVAMRDKVFSDYMVKKRSEGKHFNVARCHVGKKLIRVIYYLLKNNTAFVPQV
- the glmU gene encoding bifunctional UDP-N-acetylglucosamine diphosphorylase/glucosamine-1-phosphate N-acetyltransferase GlmU, whose translation is MKMQAIILAAGAGTRMKSKLPKVLHKVCGDTMLNHVIDSAFASNVDECIVIVGHGADEVRKTLDPKIKTVLQKEQLGTGHALKMAYDEINNEGTVLILCGDGPLVSEDTIKELIHFHETSNAKATVMSTSLHNPYGYGRIIRTESNELAKIVEEKDANSEQKLVAEVNSGTYCFDASALKKALPLLKNDNAQREYYLPDTLAIIKEAGEKVGVYKIDDFEDIMAVNSRVQLAEVEAIMRKRINEKHMTNGVTLIDPKNTYIDKGVKIGQDTIVYPNVFLSGETVIGEDCVIGYNTKIHNSQIGNGVEIQSSTILDSTVDEDTTIGPYAYLRPNSKIGKRVKIGDFVEVKNSTIDDDSKASHLAYIGDGEVGKNVNIGCGVVFVNYDGKNKHKTVVKDNAFVGSNANLVAPVTIEESAYVASGSTITKNVPQGSLAVERSKQTTIEGWVERKNRGRQ
- a CDS encoding ribose-phosphate diphosphokinase, which gives rise to MNTSGSEIKVFSGNANIPLAENIAKALGIPLGDSLIGRFSDGEVFVNINETVRGTDVFIIQPTHTPVNEHLMELLIIIDAFKRASAGRITAVLPYYGYARQDRKAKARDPITAKLVADLLTTAGADRILVMDLHAAQIQGYFNIPVDHLLGVPILAKYFQNKNLEDIVVVSPDLGSVTRARNFANHLDAPIAIIDKRRPKANVSEVMNIIGDVKDKNVILIDDMIDTAGTITQAADALKKFGAKDVYACCTHPVLSGPAIERIQNSAIKELITTDTIQLPPEKKIDKIKIMSVDNLFAEAIRRIYKNASVSEIFE
- a CDS encoding IS110 family transposase; protein product: MNQQVITKTNITNYLYSKGFQVTILNPLATNLFRKAQTLRKTKTDKTDAKVIATMLFTDESKSYSPVSYQIQELKSLTRHRHRMVSYRSRLKLSVSRLIDIIFPELPSLFWSIHQSSAMHY
- the spoVG gene encoding septation regulator SpoVG, which encodes MHVTDVRIRKVTVDGKMKAIVSVTFDDEFVVHDIKIIEGQSGLFIAMPSRKMGEGDFRDIAHPIKSETRNKIQEAIFDAYERMNSQPESEVVNA